One Oryza glaberrima chromosome 10, OglaRS2, whole genome shotgun sequence DNA segment encodes these proteins:
- the LOC127753494 gene encoding uncharacterized protein LOC127753494 isoform X1, with the protein MEREAQGLRRRRSMGGRFRAEIQIDPGVAIPRGPDAGFAAAVREPLVKLQRPKFEFEQWDWDYISWPHDRLDANLQMRDSDPEATFEADRKASDEFLRRSTLQLNKCERDRRKPEQQDMELEDQDMFVASLLHVDDEPTGCRSSSEPWRTAGQRSAITPHMGAAY; encoded by the exons atGGAGCGCGAGGCGCAGGGGTTGAGACGCAGGAGGAGCATGGGCGGCCGGTTCAGAGCGGAGATCCAGATTGACCCAGGCGTCGCCATTCCCAG AGGGCCGGATGCcgggttcgccgccgccgtgcgagAGCCGCTGGTGAAGCTGCAGCGCCCCAAGTTCGAGTTCGAGCAGTGGGATTGGGATTACATCTCCTGGCCTCACGACCGTCTCGACG CGAATCTGCAGATGAGGGACAGTGATCCGGAGGCGACATTTGAGGCAGACAGGAAGGCGAGCGACGAGTTCCTGCGCCGGAGTACACTGCAGCTGAACAAGTGTGAGAGGGATCGGCGAAAGCCGGAGCAGCAGGACATGGAGCTGGAGGACCAAGACATGTTCGTGGCGTCCCTGCTTCATGTCGACGACGAGCCCACCGGATGCAGGAGCAGCAGCGAGCCCTGGAGAACGGCAGGGCAACGCAGCGCCATTACTCCCCACATGGGCGCAGCATACTAG
- the LOC127753494 gene encoding uncharacterized protein LOC127753494 isoform X2 produces MSRGPDAGFAAAVREPLVKLQRPKFEFEQWDWDYISWPHDRLDANLQMRDSDPEATFEADRKASDEFLRRSTLQLNKCERDRRKPEQQDMELEDQDMFVASLLHVDDEPTGCRSSSEPWRTAGQRSAITPHMGAAY; encoded by the exons atgaGCAGAGGGCCGGATGCcgggttcgccgccgccgtgcgagAGCCGCTGGTGAAGCTGCAGCGCCCCAAGTTCGAGTTCGAGCAGTGGGATTGGGATTACATCTCCTGGCCTCACGACCGTCTCGACG CGAATCTGCAGATGAGGGACAGTGATCCGGAGGCGACATTTGAGGCAGACAGGAAGGCGAGCGACGAGTTCCTGCGCCGGAGTACACTGCAGCTGAACAAGTGTGAGAGGGATCGGCGAAAGCCGGAGCAGCAGGACATGGAGCTGGAGGACCAAGACATGTTCGTGGCGTCCCTGCTTCATGTCGACGACGAGCCCACCGGATGCAGGAGCAGCAGCGAGCCCTGGAGAACGGCAGGGCAACGCAGCGCCATTACTCCCCACATGGGCGCAGCATACTAG
- the LOC127753415 gene encoding 60 kDa jasmonate-induced protein-like codes for MTVHLITKMLLLLVSLAPAAAALLAGEHGVAAAEPRLVEIPFNFSAHSWHELISKRLKGELADNPCRQEIEGIPTMAGLHGDDEPPAKWITVRLFGGGGGGDDQAKLLVAEDDAYVAGFANRTGHWHTFRGGRCYPALPATACTELPFGGSYRDLIGGVANLRAVPVGRSSAVGAMEVLSRYDPAATTAAADAKMALAKFMVMVTEAARLKPVRRAVVERWEQVSYLSSDEVRDVPYYGKMSLMILEWKRTGRWGELGPWANVDRARCPRPAGCEDEDEADADAGAGEL; via the coding sequence ATGACGGTTCATCTGATCACCAAAATGCTACTGCTGCTGGTCTCGCTcgcgccagcagcagcagcgctgctcgccggtgagcatggcgtcgccgccgccgagccgaggCTAGTGGAGATCCCCTTCAACTTCTCCGCGCACTCATGGCACGAGCTCATCTCCAAGCGCCTCAAAGGAGAGCTCGCCGACAACCCGTGCAGGCAGGAGATCGAGGGCATCCCCACCATGGCGGGGctgcacggcgacgacgagccgccGGCGAAGTGGATCACCGTCCGCctgttcggcggcggcggcggcggcgacgaccaggCGAAGCtcctcgtcgcggaggacgaCGCCTACGTGGCCGGCTTCGCCAACCGGACGGGCCACTGGCACACGTTCCGCGGCGGGCGCTGCTACCCGGCGCTCCCGGCCACGGCGTGCACCGAGCTCCCGTTCGGGGGCAGCTACCGCGACCTCATCGGCGGCGTCGCCAACCTGCGCGCCGTGCCGGTGGggaggtcgtcggcggtggGCGCGATGGAGGTGCTCTCCCGGTACGAtccggcggcgaccacggcggccgccgacgccaagATGGCGCTGGCCAAGTTCATGGTGATGgtgacggaggcggcgcggctgaAGCCGGTGCGGCGAGCGGTGGTGGAGCGGTGGGAGCAGGTGAGCTACCTGAGCTCCGACGAGGTGAGGGACGTGCCCTACTATGGCAAGATGTCGCTCATGATACTGGAGTGGAAGAGGACCGGGCGGTGGGGTGAGTTGGGCCCTTGGGCCAACGTCGACAGGGCCCGCTGCCCACGGCCCGCCGGCTgcgaggacgaagacgaagccgacgccgacgccggtgccGGCGAGTTATGA